The Nitrospira tepida genome includes a window with the following:
- a CDS encoding HepT-like ribonuclease domain-containing protein — MALLPRRHLESCGKIRRYTQGVTFEAFRANDMMIDAVIRNLEIIGEAAKHLPPEARTLMPEADWSKAAGFRDVIAHGYFGLDLYVVWDVVQAKVPGLGQSAERVLQQLRDEPV; from the coding sequence CTGGCTCTTTTACCTCGAAGACATCTGGAGAGCTGCGGGAAAATCCGCCGCTACACCCAGGGCGTTACCTTCGAGGCGTTTCGGGCGAACGACATGATGATCGATGCGGTGATCCGGAACCTGGAGATCATCGGCGAGGCTGCGAAGCATCTCCCCCCAGAGGCCAGGACCCTGATGCCCGAGGCGGACTGGTCGAAGGCAGCCGGGTTCCGGGATGTGATCGCGCATGGGTACTTTGGGTTGGACCTCTATGTCGTCTGGGATGTGGTCCAGGCCAAGGTGCCCGGCCTGGGGCAATCGGCAGAGAGAGTACTGCAGCAACTGCGGGATGAGCCGGTCTAG
- a CDS encoding nucleotidyltransferase family protein, translated as MTRNQVLSTLHAHLPEIQSRFGVKRLTLFGSAARDEMRNGSDVDVLVEFEGHPTFDGYMDLKAHLETLLGANVDLVTEEALKPRMRPIVEKDRVHVA; from the coding sequence ATGACGCGCAACCAGGTGCTATCCACCTTGCATGCACATCTTCCGGAGATTCAGTCTCGCTTCGGCGTGAAGCGGCTGACCCTGTTCGGGTCTGCCGCCCGCGATGAAATGCGAAACGGCAGCGACGTGGATGTACTCGTCGAATTCGAGGGGCACCCCACGTTCGACGGCTACATGGATTTGAAGGCCCATCTGGAAACTCTTCTGGGGGCCAACGTCGATCTCGTGACCGAAGAGGCTCTGAAGCCGCGCATGCGGCCGATCGTCGAGAAGGACCGGGTGCATGTCGCGTAA
- the darG gene encoding type II toxin-antitoxin system antitoxin DNA ADP-ribosyl glycohydrolase DarG: protein MRILVGDILKSKAQTLINTVNCVGVMGKGIALEFKNRFPDMYDDYVQRCQRGEVKPGVPYLFKTLFPPQIINFPTKDHWKSISKVSDIERGLQHLLNQYQAWGVTSLAIPPLGCGNGQLEWRVIGPLIYRFIKDMPIPVELYAPYGTHPKELTVEFLGQGADQHVEATTKNDHSVLNPGWVALVEILARIEQQPYHWPVGRTLFQKIAYVATNEGLPTGLQYQRGSFGPFSGELKGLEAKLINNGLLQEERRGKMFMVTVGPNFTRIRQKYASFFEQWNTILDKTVDLFTRVNTDQAELIATVLFAASELAGEKRELPSETEVLDTVLHWKQKRRPPLDQKTVASTIRNLATLRWLSVTADPNLPVADEEAILT, encoded by the coding sequence ATGCGAATCCTTGTCGGCGACATTCTCAAGTCGAAAGCCCAGACGCTGATCAACACGGTCAATTGCGTCGGCGTCATGGGGAAAGGGATTGCGCTGGAATTCAAGAATCGATTCCCGGATATGTATGATGACTACGTGCAACGATGTCAGCGGGGGGAAGTGAAGCCCGGCGTTCCTTACCTTTTCAAAACGCTGTTCCCGCCCCAGATCATCAACTTCCCAACCAAAGATCATTGGAAGTCAATTTCCAAGGTCAGTGACATTGAGCGTGGATTGCAACATCTGCTCAATCAGTATCAAGCGTGGGGTGTCACCTCCTTGGCGATTCCCCCGCTCGGTTGTGGTAACGGGCAGTTGGAATGGCGAGTGATCGGCCCCTTAATTTATCGTTTTATAAAGGACATGCCGATTCCTGTTGAGCTGTACGCTCCGTATGGCACGCATCCGAAAGAACTGACCGTGGAATTCCTGGGGCAAGGTGCTGATCAGCATGTCGAGGCGACGACCAAGAATGACCACTCGGTTCTCAATCCAGGTTGGGTGGCGCTCGTTGAGATTTTGGCCCGCATCGAACAGCAGCCTTACCATTGGCCTGTAGGACGAACTCTGTTTCAGAAAATTGCCTATGTTGCTACTAATGAGGGTTTGCCGACCGGTTTGCAGTATCAACGAGGCAGTTTCGGGCCGTTCTCAGGCGAGTTGAAAGGACTCGAAGCCAAGCTCATCAATAACGGTCTATTACAAGAAGAACGTCGCGGAAAGATGTTCATGGTTACTGTGGGACCGAACTTCACTCGCATTCGACAGAAGTATGCATCCTTCTTCGAGCAGTGGAATACAATTCTCGACAAAACAGTCGATCTGTTCACGAGAGTCAACACCGATCAAGCTGAACTCATCGCAACCGTCTTGTTCGCGGCAAGTGAACTGGCGGGAGAAAAGCGCGAGCTGCCTTCCGAGACCGAGGTGTTAGATACGGTTCTGCATTGGAAGCAGAAGCGTCGTCCGCCTCTTGATCAAAAGACGGTCGCCTCAACCATTCGTAATCTCGCCACATTACGTTGGCTGTCTGTCACAGCCGACCCCAACCTTCCAGTAGCTGACGAAGAAGCAATCCTGACGTAA
- a CDS encoding DUF4433 domain-containing protein, translating to MNREDVTELHFITAIDNVPSILDHGILSNRRATQLAHTSVAMEEVQDRRREKRIPGAGLLHEYANLYFDAHNPMLSRRRDRNDTICVLRIDHAVLDEPGVIVADRNAASDYVRFYTASAGIDALDRDLVFARFWTNADDPYEAMRRKSIKCAEVLVPNSVSSDLIIGAYVANQRALEVFEALGTRLPVVINSAMFF from the coding sequence GTGAACCGGGAAGACGTTACCGAGCTCCACTTCATCACAGCAATCGACAACGTGCCATCAATCTTAGATCACGGCATTCTGTCGAATCGACGGGCGACTCAGTTAGCCCACACGTCCGTAGCTATGGAGGAGGTGCAGGACAGGCGTCGAGAGAAAAGGATCCCTGGCGCCGGTCTCTTGCACGAGTATGCCAATCTATATTTCGACGCACATAATCCTATGCTCAGCAGGCGACGCGACCGAAACGATACGATCTGCGTTTTAAGAATCGACCATGCCGTGCTCGATGAGCCGGGAGTGATTGTCGCCGACCGCAATGCGGCCAGCGATTATGTGCGTTTCTATACGGCGTCGGCAGGAATAGACGCTTTAGACAGAGACCTGGTGTTTGCCAGATTCTGGACCAATGCTGACGATCCGTATGAGGCGATGAGGCGCAAATCGATCAAGTGTGCAGAGGTTCTGGTGCCTAACTCCGTCAGCTCAGACTTAATAATCGGTGCTTATGTGGCGAACCAGCGGGCGTTGGAGGTCTTTGAAGCACTGGGGACCCGATTGCCGGTCGTGATCAACAGTGCTATGTTCTTCTAA
- a CDS encoding DUF3644 domain-containing protein, with protein sequence MDKAHDSALLAVEVYNKPAVKFKSGGYIALMVIAWTALFHAIFFKKKRKPFYKKPSGRYVKTGGDYRYWELDECLRQYYGSDTMNAVRKNLEFFIPLRNKIEHRSMPELDANIFGECQAMLLNFDEMLEKEFGSKHCLRESLSFSLQMFPSAEGLIDAVTRNPAAKPIADFIQRYRSTVSPETLASGKYSFKAFLIQVTNHPGSSAPSIQFLHYDKLTEEQKKQARSYFKTL encoded by the coding sequence TTGGATAAAGCGCACGACTCCGCGTTGCTGGCCGTTGAGGTTTATAACAAGCCAGCTGTGAAGTTCAAATCAGGTGGTTACATCGCATTGATGGTGATCGCCTGGACGGCGTTGTTTCATGCCATCTTCTTCAAGAAGAAACGGAAGCCCTTTTACAAGAAACCAAGCGGACGGTACGTCAAGACAGGCGGAGATTACCGATATTGGGAGTTGGACGAGTGTCTGCGGCAGTACTACGGCAGCGACACAATGAATGCGGTGCGCAAGAATCTAGAGTTTTTCATTCCCTTGCGGAACAAGATCGAGCATCGTTCGATGCCAGAACTGGACGCCAACATCTTTGGCGAATGTCAGGCGATGCTCCTAAATTTCGACGAGATGCTGGAAAAGGAATTCGGCAGCAAACATTGCCTGCGCGAAAGCCTCTCATTCTCCCTGCAGATGTTCCCTTCGGCCGAAGGGCTGATAGATGCGGTCACTCGCAATCCCGCAGCGAAACCGATCGCCGATTTTATCCAGCGTTATCGCTCGACCGTCTCCCCCGAGACTCTGGCCAGCGGCAAGTACTCATTCAAGGCGTTTCTGATACAAGTGACCAACCACCCCGGCTCCAGCGCACCCTCTATTCAGTTTTTGCACTACGACAAACTAACAGAAGAACAGAAGAAACAGGCTAGAAGTTATTTCAAAACCTTATGA
- a CDS encoding SNF2-related protein, translated as MEQLVDQELAIPDGQHLKISYEHLDSIEDQGLTLFSDLTKWSPFSVHIRAHSIFGAPDFGYIAQIKVGTRVFTPLRFGCFLLVGETLYRLPQATYHLLNAIEAFNALPPERKSTAGALKEFASIKALIEESDAEADSLLATTHVVIPSKVSLDVDFDENGHVSLFPSFDGIPRDAFKKVYYQLSDVDAVYVLPSDDGGRVRVVLHEDLQKALKVMQTVRHVGGAAKLEILGNPASLFEGVCDLDLIDVSLYGPRVRGIGKYPARVAPYVRKDGRRLFNQEETPEVGLVYEFADGGSQQVQFESRDELRNFAEQVGAAHAAGQNFVGFKNASVPVTDSLVRALTSLVKRFDRQDNRQKSASSDAANLLIYANEEVLEYDEAAQSIPGSPVPELPKSLTRCDRLMPHQAEGIAWLQHLYRHSPIRRGGLLADEMGLGKTLQILAFVAAHLESARPTDSGLSSGQGPVLIIAPLMLLPTWEEEMRRHFMNRGEIFEPLLVLHGATLNQFRCVTNTLREAQAQTSVLDLDRIQAHRVVLTNYETVRNYQYSLARIRWRMVITDEAQEFKDRSTGISHAVKALYPKFRIALTGTPVENRLSDIWNIMDFVQPGVLLGSYREFVKAYEEPAMTGTSDERLRHLQTLRDRLRYRKADAFLLRREKQLLSGLPVKHPPHVLEADLTPEQRLLHLECLARMRNPGAEEHRFKLLDRLAKLSQHPSLLDTTRRLELQDPLSYLQSSPKLKKVVKTLHMIRQQGEKTIVFTRSRPMQDILKLVFEHEFKLAVGVVNGSPITSRRYIVKDRTNRIKDFEALPGFNVLILSPDVAGVGLTITAANHVIHYGRWWNPAREAQATDRVYRIGQERDVHVYLPIERDPRGEFHTFDQCLHQLLLTKEQDARDFLIPLPSEENLEAELFEHLRQERPQSTGQVRPIRDKEELQLMTPEMFEALVARLFEQEGLKVVLTPVSGDRGVDVIAVSHRAVTLIECKHSAVGSSLGSEVVDHFVNGIEYYVHNILPARLLNLPRECFLVTNTSLDRHLMASARAHDIRVVSNADLITKLAQFTITCLDVEEQHLARQRSMNDVRAALHRLQRLL; from the coding sequence GTGGAACAACTAGTCGACCAGGAACTCGCCATTCCTGATGGACAACACCTCAAAATTTCTTATGAACATCTAGACTCTATTGAAGACCAGGGACTCACTCTATTCAGCGATCTGACTAAATGGTCACCGTTCTCCGTCCACATCCGTGCACACAGCATCTTTGGCGCCCCAGATTTTGGCTATATCGCTCAAATAAAAGTCGGAACACGAGTGTTCACGCCTTTGAGGTTCGGATGCTTTCTATTGGTCGGGGAAACGCTTTATCGACTTCCTCAAGCCACGTACCATCTGTTGAACGCAATCGAGGCTTTTAATGCCTTACCACCAGAGCGCAAGAGCACAGCTGGTGCTCTCAAAGAATTTGCTTCAATCAAGGCTTTGATCGAAGAATCGGATGCTGAGGCTGATTCACTGCTAGCTACAACTCATGTTGTGATTCCCTCTAAAGTCTCCCTCGATGTGGACTTCGATGAGAATGGCCACGTAAGTCTATTCCCGTCGTTCGACGGAATTCCACGAGATGCTTTCAAGAAGGTCTACTACCAACTGAGCGATGTGGATGCAGTCTACGTCTTGCCGTCTGATGATGGAGGTCGGGTGCGAGTGGTGCTACACGAAGATCTCCAGAAAGCTCTTAAGGTCATGCAAACCGTTCGACACGTGGGAGGTGCAGCAAAACTCGAAATCCTTGGCAATCCTGCTTCGCTCTTCGAAGGCGTATGTGACCTCGACCTTATTGATGTCTCACTCTACGGCCCACGTGTCCGTGGAATCGGCAAGTACCCAGCACGAGTTGCCCCGTATGTGCGAAAAGATGGGCGTCGTCTTTTCAATCAGGAGGAAACGCCTGAGGTAGGACTCGTCTATGAGTTTGCCGATGGCGGGTCCCAGCAAGTGCAGTTTGAATCACGCGATGAACTTCGCAATTTTGCGGAACAAGTTGGCGCAGCCCATGCTGCCGGCCAGAACTTTGTCGGGTTTAAGAATGCAAGTGTGCCTGTTACTGATTCCCTTGTCCGCGCGCTTACCAGTCTCGTTAAACGATTTGACCGACAGGACAATCGCCAAAAGTCAGCATCGTCAGATGCAGCGAATCTCCTCATTTATGCCAATGAGGAGGTTCTCGAGTACGATGAGGCAGCACAGTCCATCCCCGGCTCACCCGTGCCTGAGTTACCCAAGAGCCTTACCCGTTGTGACAGGTTGATGCCCCATCAGGCTGAAGGCATCGCTTGGCTTCAACATTTGTACCGTCACAGTCCTATTCGTCGCGGCGGGCTACTAGCTGACGAGATGGGGCTTGGTAAGACGCTCCAGATACTTGCCTTTGTTGCCGCACACCTAGAGTCTGCTCGGCCCACGGACTCTGGCCTGTCTTCCGGGCAAGGTCCTGTCCTCATCATTGCGCCTCTCATGCTGCTTCCCACATGGGAGGAGGAGATGCGACGGCACTTCATGAACCGTGGCGAAATTTTCGAGCCCCTGCTGGTACTACATGGTGCCACGCTGAATCAGTTTCGTTGTGTCACCAATACTCTTCGCGAGGCCCAGGCTCAGACCTCAGTTCTCGATCTCGACCGGATCCAAGCCCATCGTGTGGTGCTCACCAATTACGAGACGGTGCGAAACTATCAATACTCCCTCGCCCGTATCCGTTGGCGCATGGTGATCACCGATGAAGCGCAAGAGTTCAAGGACCGTTCGACCGGTATTTCTCATGCTGTCAAAGCCTTATATCCCAAGTTTCGCATCGCGCTCACCGGTACACCGGTCGAGAACAGACTTTCGGATATTTGGAACATCATGGATTTCGTGCAACCAGGTGTGCTGCTGGGGAGTTACCGCGAGTTCGTAAAGGCCTATGAGGAGCCGGCCATGACCGGCACGTCGGATGAGCGCCTGCGGCACCTACAGACGCTGCGCGACCGGCTACGTTACAGAAAGGCGGACGCATTCTTGCTTCGACGTGAGAAGCAACTCCTGTCGGGTTTGCCAGTCAAGCATCCGCCCCATGTACTCGAAGCAGACCTTACACCTGAGCAGCGTCTCTTACACCTTGAGTGCCTGGCTCGGATGCGGAACCCTGGCGCCGAAGAGCACCGCTTTAAACTTCTTGATCGGCTAGCGAAACTATCACAGCACCCTTCGCTACTGGACACAACCAGGCGCTTGGAACTGCAGGACCCGCTTTCTTACCTTCAATCGTCCCCAAAGCTAAAAAAAGTTGTCAAAACGCTGCACATGATCCGTCAACAAGGTGAAAAGACAATTGTCTTCACCCGGTCTCGCCCCATGCAAGACATCCTCAAACTTGTCTTCGAACACGAGTTTAAGCTTGCCGTCGGTGTGGTCAATGGGTCACCAATCACGAGCCGCCGCTACATCGTCAAAGATCGGACGAATCGGATCAAAGACTTTGAAGCACTCCCCGGCTTCAATGTCTTGATCCTCTCGCCCGATGTTGCTGGTGTAGGCCTAACGATCACTGCAGCTAACCACGTGATCCACTATGGCCGATGGTGGAATCCTGCAAGAGAAGCGCAGGCAACTGACCGAGTTTACCGCATCGGACAAGAACGAGATGTTCATGTTTACTTACCCATTGAGCGCGATCCGCGGGGTGAGTTTCACACGTTTGACCAATGCCTCCATCAACTGTTGCTAACCAAGGAGCAGGATGCTCGCGATTTCCTGATCCCATTACCATCTGAGGAAAACTTGGAAGCGGAATTATTCGAACACCTTCGGCAGGAGCGTCCGCAATCCACTGGGCAGGTGCGGCCTATCCGGGATAAGGAAGAACTCCAGCTCATGACACCAGAGATGTTCGAAGCACTGGTCGCAAGACTTTTCGAACAAGAGGGATTAAAGGTCGTCCTTACACCAGTTAGTGGAGATCGAGGAGTAGACGTTATTGCCGTGTCACATCGGGCAGTAACCCTTATTGAGTGTAAGCATTCAGCCGTCGGATCCTCTCTCGGTAGCGAGGTTGTAGATCACTTCGTCAACGGGATTGAATATTACGTTCATAACATTCTCCCAGCAAGGCTTCTAAACCTTCCACGTGAGTGTTTCCTGGTCACTAACACCTCCCTCGACCGACACCTGATGGCCTCGGCTCGTGCCCACGACATTCGTGTAGTATCCAATGCCGACCTCATCACAAAGCTCGCACAATTCACGATAACTTGTCTCGATGTTGAGGAACAGCACTTAGCACGCCAGCGCTCCATGAACGACGTTCGCGCGGCATTGCACAGGCTTCAAAGACTTTTGTAA
- a CDS encoding EH signature domain-containing protein, giving the protein MSETVNLADAFAALQQLEKHVKRSAHQPPDWVPRFPPKLSRLVQSWGNIPPFKRLLAPADEVILQKWQRCRESNDTPELSSHEISRLCQHPTSATDPVFYRYLARRHYSPPTYALLGLVYTYHARWCSLASGNRRSLEEALEAFLRTYRGFSKALRRWQECLDHIIGSEAPLRLGRNLADERSTPEPFAAAYALHTNTEFWAEALAQAAEHIVHRIERVPISQLEYLTQTLFGDSGMPKSRVKELLAKAILSGRCDADEAARSQIISFALGSTEFGDPRVHQAGWVGVEAARERFISWLSREDIKLFFDLVIDRSSDRQGRKPYWLTWLPQLKRTRVLLSRYDQDRVRLWLRSRNEQIPSYGLLDAPDTSAFLLDFGSVVIVEFSKSPNASYLYPRAIANDLFRDFYQQNHRWTVQELKRRDLVEQEAARRLVHRRYHHNQWQDEMTGLLTRHYRLLRPE; this is encoded by the coding sequence ATGTCTGAGACAGTAAACCTTGCCGATGCCTTCGCCGCTTTGCAACAACTCGAAAAGCATGTAAAGCGATCTGCCCACCAACCGCCGGACTGGGTACCGAGGTTTCCGCCAAAACTAAGTCGGCTAGTCCAGTCTTGGGGCAACATTCCTCCATTCAAGAGACTTCTGGCCCCAGCCGACGAAGTGATCCTTCAAAAGTGGCAGCGTTGCAGGGAGAGCAACGACACGCCTGAACTCTCTTCTCATGAGATCAGTCGCTTGTGCCAGCACCCAACAAGCGCAACCGACCCGGTCTTCTATCGCTATCTCGCAAGGAGGCACTATTCGCCACCAACTTATGCGTTACTGGGATTGGTCTATACCTACCATGCGAGGTGGTGTTCTCTCGCATCCGGGAATCGTCGTTCCCTTGAGGAAGCGCTTGAAGCTTTCCTTCGAACTTATCGTGGGTTCTCCAAAGCACTCCGTAGGTGGCAAGAATGTCTCGATCACATCATAGGGTCCGAAGCGCCTCTTCGTCTGGGCAGGAATTTAGCCGACGAGCGTTCGACTCCTGAGCCCTTTGCTGCTGCCTACGCTTTACATACCAACACGGAGTTCTGGGCCGAGGCGCTAGCGCAAGCGGCAGAGCACATCGTTCATAGGATTGAACGAGTGCCCATTTCTCAGCTCGAATATTTGACCCAGACGTTGTTTGGCGATTCGGGAATGCCGAAATCCCGTGTGAAAGAGCTATTGGCGAAGGCCATTCTCAGCGGGCGCTGCGATGCAGATGAGGCAGCAAGAAGCCAGATCATCAGCTTTGCCCTTGGTTCCACGGAATTTGGCGACCCTCGTGTTCATCAAGCTGGCTGGGTAGGGGTAGAAGCTGCTAGGGAACGTTTTATCTCGTGGCTTTCGCGTGAAGACATCAAATTGTTCTTCGATCTAGTTATTGACCGCTCAAGCGATCGTCAAGGACGAAAACCATACTGGTTGACGTGGTTACCACAATTGAAGCGGACCAGGGTATTGCTCAGCCGTTACGATCAGGATCGTGTTCGATTGTGGCTACGGAGCCGGAATGAACAGATTCCCTCTTATGGACTCCTCGATGCGCCTGATACAAGTGCATTCCTTCTCGATTTTGGCAGTGTCGTAATCGTGGAATTCAGCAAGAGCCCGAACGCTTCGTACCTTTATCCACGAGCCATTGCTAACGATTTGTTCCGTGACTTCTATCAACAGAATCACCGATGGACCGTTCAGGAACTGAAGCGCCGAGACCTTGTAGAACAAGAGGCTGCCCGACGCCTAGTACATCGGCGTTATCACCACAACCAGTGGCAGGACGAAATGACGGGTCTTTTAACTCGCCACTATCGCCTGCTCAGGCCAGAGTGA
- a CDS encoding OmpA family protein: MGITDLMTSLAVIFILLLTLFIRAQFASRQVSQDIRQDVIDALIAKLTSSQDESLSQVKVAKDPNDPLGIEVVIRDPLLRFEPDKSNLSEGAKEFLSGFVPLLASVICQDQLENIQTIVIEGHTDRTAPLGKDPDEHNIPLSQNRARSVMEHALFVLQGTHEEGRDCFLNMTSVNGRGLREPPPELIDKPERELTAQEREAMRRVVFKIRIKSTEQRQGVARLQTSVE; encoded by the coding sequence ATGGGGATCACAGACCTCATGACGTCTTTGGCTGTGATTTTCATCTTGCTGCTGACGCTATTCATCCGCGCGCAGTTTGCGTCTCGTCAGGTCAGCCAGGACATCAGACAAGACGTCATTGATGCCCTTATTGCAAAGCTCACGAGTTCACAGGATGAGTCGCTAAGTCAGGTGAAGGTGGCCAAGGACCCCAATGATCCTCTTGGAATCGAAGTCGTGATAAGAGATCCCCTCCTAAGGTTTGAGCCCGACAAATCAAACCTCAGCGAGGGGGCGAAAGAATTCCTCAGTGGGTTCGTGCCACTACTTGCGTCAGTCATTTGCCAGGACCAATTAGAAAACATTCAGACCATCGTGATTGAGGGCCACACTGATCGCACAGCCCCACTCGGAAAGGACCCCGACGAACATAATATCCCCCTTAGCCAGAATCGTGCGCGGTCAGTGATGGAACACGCGTTGTTTGTGTTGCAAGGAACACATGAGGAGGGGAGAGACTGCTTCCTCAATATGACCTCTGTCAATGGAAGAGGGCTCCGCGAGCCTCCTCCGGAACTCATCGACAAACCTGAGCGGGAGCTTACTGCCCAGGAACGTGAAGCCATGCGTCGAGTCGTCTTCAAGATTCGTATCAAGTCGACCGAGCAGCGGCAGGGTGTGGCTCGGTTGCAGACAAGCGTGGAGTGA
- a CDS encoding NAD(P)H-dependent oxidoreductase — protein sequence MIQGHPDPHPDHFGHALADAYASGAEQAGHACKRIDVAALDFPLLRRKEDFEKGTPPESIREAQEAIRWADHLVILFPLWHGTMPALLKAFFEQVFRPGFALAYESGRMPKKLLTGRTARVVVTMGMPAFIYRWYFGAHGLKGLTGGILSFSGIGPIKQNLIGMVEGMDGAKRARWLEKMRRLGSDGK from the coding sequence ATCATTCAAGGACATCCCGATCCTCACCCGGACCATTTCGGGCATGCCCTGGCGGATGCCTACGCCAGCGGCGCGGAACAGGCCGGCCATGCCTGCAAGCGGATCGACGTGGCCGCGCTCGACTTTCCACTCCTCAGGCGCAAGGAAGATTTCGAGAAAGGAACCCCGCCGGAGTCGATTCGTGAGGCGCAAGAGGCCATCCGGTGGGCGGACCATCTCGTGATTCTCTTTCCCCTGTGGCATGGGACGATGCCCGCCCTGCTCAAGGCCTTCTTCGAGCAGGTGTTCCGCCCAGGCTTCGCCCTCGCCTACGAGTCCGGCAGGATGCCCAAGAAATTGCTCACCGGCCGGACGGCCCGCGTCGTCGTGACGATGGGGATGCCCGCGTTCATCTATCGGTGGTATTTCGGTGCCCACGGACTGAAAGGCCTGACCGGCGGCATTCTGTCGTTCTCGGGCATCGGGCCGATCAAACAAAACCTCATCGGGATGGTCGAAGGGATGGACGGCGCAAAGCGAGCACGATGGCTTGAGAAAATGCGCCGGCTCGGCAGCGACGGAAAGTAG
- a CDS encoding YtxH domain-containing protein, protein MMNGNARSLFLGATAFVTGLGIGVGTGVLFAPQSGARTRRRLKSFAEDMVEDTAEAVDEVIERGKRLITA, encoded by the coding sequence ATGATGAACGGCAACGCACGGTCCCTTTTCCTGGGTGCAACAGCTTTTGTAACCGGACTGGGTATTGGTGTGGGCACCGGTGTTCTCTTTGCTCCACAATCTGGAGCGCGGACGCGGCGACGACTCAAAAGTTTTGCAGAAGACATGGTTGAAGACACGGCAGAAGCCGTGGATGAGGTCATTGAACGTGGGAAGCGCTTGATAACCGCATGA
- a CDS encoding Tgt2/MlaC family protein yields the protein MNSRALRSGLLAVVLLTGANLLMAAETPTDAVRTTFEKAVHVLQDQELKKPGRQQERLDRLEQTIGDRVSYRELAKRSLGAKWKELSEKDRQEFVVLFAHLLRDTYANRILRYTDEQVEYLNERLDGSYAEVRTNVKGSKVNIPVNYRLINQSGLWQVYDVVVDGISMVSNYRGQFSKILQTSSYETLLERLRTRTIHDGLDKPD from the coding sequence ATGAACAGTCGGGCTCTCCGCAGCGGGCTATTGGCTGTGGTGTTGTTGACCGGAGCGAATCTGCTCATGGCGGCCGAAACGCCGACGGATGCGGTTCGCACCACCTTCGAGAAGGCGGTCCATGTTCTACAGGATCAGGAACTCAAGAAGCCGGGTCGCCAACAGGAACGGCTGGACCGGCTTGAACAGACCATCGGGGACCGGGTCAGTTATAGGGAATTGGCGAAACGGTCCTTAGGCGCCAAATGGAAGGAGTTGAGCGAAAAGGACAGGCAGGAATTTGTTGTTCTTTTTGCTCACCTCCTGAGGGATACCTATGCGAACCGGATCCTGCGATACACCGATGAGCAAGTCGAATATCTGAATGAGCGGTTGGATGGATCCTATGCCGAAGTCAGAACGAATGTGAAGGGGAGTAAAGTGAATATCCCTGTGAATTACCGGCTGATCAACCAATCGGGTCTGTGGCAGGTGTACGATGTGGTGGTCGACGGCATCAGCATGGTGAGCAATTACAGAGGGCAATTTTCCAAGATCCTGCAGACCTCCTCCTATGAAACGCTCCTGGAGAGATTACGAACGAGAACCATCCACGACGGTTTGGATAAGCCTGACTGA